The Alnus glutinosa chromosome 3, dhAlnGlut1.1, whole genome shotgun sequence nucleotide sequence ATCAGACACAAGGTAGCTACTgccgaaaaataaataaatctaacgTGCCGCACTGCCGCGTGTTCTTTAAGGCCACCGGTTCACACGGTAGAGGGAGAGTTTTGTTGCGGAAAAAGTAATCGATTCTCGTGCTCTATATTGGCATTAATAATTCTCCAATAACGCCGGTCCATAGAGTCCACGTGATTCACTGCCCGACGGCGACATAGTTTTGGAACTCCGTGAGAATGTGAGATAAATTTCAGGCTTAAGCCACTATTTGGGGAGGTGAAGAGAGGGTGGTTAGTTGGTGGGTAGAACCGCCAGGAAATCACTCGCTCACCAACCAGGATAGAATTTTAATCACCAGGACAGATACCCGTGAACCTAAAACACGTAATATTAAATTATTCTTTGAAACTGAGCACCGTTTTCAACCGTCCATGATAAATTGTCGGAGAACTCTCTTTCATGAAATTCAGAGTTATCGGAACAAAGCTGCGGGGTGTCTGTGGTAAATGGAAAAGAGTTACCAACATGTTAGGGGATTCCTATAGACTCACTAAATTTCACTTATCAAAgtagttaaaaattattttttatttattttagtaagccactttttaaaaattcttcCAGTAGCCtcacaattttaactatttattatcactaatctatttaaataatatttctttatatttctttattctttctctttttaatttttttacaaagaatcctttatatccatgaaataaggataTTATCGTGtgtgagagatgagagatgggagaagaaaatgagagaaaaaaatgaaaaaagtgtgctgatcatgtgagagagaaaggtgaaacaaaatttggtgagtgggctggtgagtaatttcactcatcaaattggttaaaatggtgaggctgctggaagtagttttttagtgttttcatcaaattggctcaccaaaataactaaaaagctattttgatgaggctactaggaatgctcttacggcgaaagaaaaagaaaagcaataaCCCCAAATCCAATTCCAAAACGGCCTTGTTTTTCTCGAGAATACATTGAAGCATATTACACAAAAGGAGGTGTTATAAAAATACTCAATATATTTATCTTATACATCCAACCTTTTACATAGGATGATATTCATATGGTGTGAGTCTCATTCCATATAGTGGCTGTGTAAAGGGTGTAtatcgggtttttttttttttttttatatcttttcCCTTACACAAATTAGAATGAGTGAGGCATACAAAAATGTGAGTAAGAAATCCGTATTGAGTTCAAATTCTACAACAAATGATTGATATAAACTATTAAGCATagtctaaaatattttttagaataattttgtattttttagttaaaaaaagagtaaaagatATGTATTTGTTATCATtttccaaattctttttttttttttttgtagaattcATTCGATAAATAAAAGATGTGCAAGAGAATGAAATTAAGTATTTCTTGAATTAAAACACAGAACACTcataaatatgtaaaattatttttacctttaaatTACATTACgattagaaagaaagaaaaaatacactTCAAAAAGTTTTGTAGCTTTTAGAAATTACCATTTAACATTTTagttataataaatataaaaataattttaaatattttatgttgtgggatattttctttctaaaaaaaatgcaaaataactCAAAATGCGGAGAAAATTTGGAGCGCATGCATCCAATGGCACTATGAGGTCTAAACAGTaagaaaaatgattcttttacaatttttttatacaattttcaCACAATTATAAGATATTAGGGAGATCTATGGATGATGATGTATCATGCCTGCATAGAGTCTACACCAATGTGTAGTAAAATCGCACCATGAGGTCTATGGTACTCCTTGAGGTTGATGATACTTTAAGCTTTGGTCTTGTACTTGACTCCGATAAAAGACTAGAGGACGGTGTTCTTTTATCTGCCAATAAAAGGTAGGAAAAATGGCACACTGGGTTCTGCACTGAGATGGGAAAAGGCAAGACCCCACGTGATCAAAGCTGTTTGTTTGCACTCTTTTATCCATTTGTCTTAACGTAATCATTCAAAGAACCAGACAAGCAACCACTGTctacacactctctctctctctcatgcatgaTTTCGTGCACAGCACTCTCGAGTCTCGTCGCAGTTCACACTTGTATTAAAACATAAAGAGTTGCAAACGTCTCTCCCTTTTCCATCCCTGGTCTCTCTATCTCAGGGATTGAAGAAAGTAGCTAAAGCTAGAAGATGAAGACGTTTCAGTCTCTCATGCTTGTTCTTCTCCTGGGCCTCTGTCACATGTCCACGGCAGCGGTCGAGAAGAAGTCCGACCAAGAGAGATCGACTTACATTGTCCACATGGCCAAATCCGAAATGCCGGCGGGTTTCGAGCACCACTCGCACTGGTACGACTCGTCTCTCAAATCGATATCCGACTCGGCAGAAATGTTATACACCTACGACAATGCGATCCACGGCTTCTCCACGAGATTGACGGCCGAGGAAGCCCGGTTGCTGGAAAACGAATCCGGAGTTCTCTCCGTGTCGCCTGAACTGAAATACGAGCTACACACGACTCGTACCCCTCTGTTCCTAGGGCTCGACAAAAGCTCCGATTTGTTCCCCCAGGCCAACTCAGCGAGTGAGATCGTTGTCGGAGTCTTAGACACTGGTGTTTGGCCCGAGAGCAAGAGCTTCGACGACACAGGGCTCGGACCCGTACCCAGTAACTGGAAAGGCGCGTGCGAGACAGGTACCAATTTCACTTCCTCCAACTGCAATCGCAAACTTATCGGTGCGAGGTACTTCGCCAGAGGCTACGAGGCCGCGCTGGGTCCGATCGATACTAGCAAAGAGTCGAGATCTCCCAGAGACGACGACGGCCATGGCACTCACACTTCAACCACCGCAGCTGGCTCGGCTGTCGAAGACGCCAGCCTATTTGGCTACGCCACAGGAACAGCGCGTGGGATGGCCCCGAGCGCGAGAGTCGCTGTCTACAAAGTCTGCTGGATGGGAGGCTGCTTTAGCTCCGATATTATAGCGGCCATGGACAAGGCCATCGACGACAACGTCAACGTCCTCTCCATGTCCCTAGGCGGTGGAATGTCCGACTATTACAAAGACAACGTCGCTATCGGAGCTTTTGCAGCGATGGAAAAGGGAATCCTAATCTCTTGCTCGGCCGGAAACGCGGGCCCCAACTCGTATAGTTTAACCAACCTCGCACCGTGGATCACAACCGTGGGTGCGGGCACACTCGATCGCGATTTCCCGGCGTACATTAGCCTTGGCAACGGCAAAAACTACTCTGGCGTTTCGCTCTACCGTGGAAACCCTTTGCCCGGTACGTTAACGCCGTTTATTTACGCCGCTAACGCAAGCAATTCCACCAATGGGAACTTGTGCATGATGGGTACCTTGACGCCTGAGAAAGTCGCAGGCAAGATCGTGTTGTGCGACCGAGGCCAGAACGCCAGGGTTCAGAAAGGAGCTGTGGTGAAGGCTGCCGGTGGTATTGGCATGGT carries:
- the LOC133862311 gene encoding subtilisin-like protease SBT1.7 is translated as MKTFQSLMLVLLLGLCHMSTAAVEKKSDQERSTYIVHMAKSEMPAGFEHHSHWYDSSLKSISDSAEMLYTYDNAIHGFSTRLTAEEARLLENESGVLSVSPELKYELHTTRTPLFLGLDKSSDLFPQANSASEIVVGVLDTGVWPESKSFDDTGLGPVPSNWKGACETGTNFTSSNCNRKLIGARYFARGYEAALGPIDTSKESRSPRDDDGHGTHTSTTAAGSAVEDASLFGYATGTARGMAPSARVAVYKVCWMGGCFSSDIIAAMDKAIDDNVNVLSMSLGGGMSDYYKDNVAIGAFAAMEKGILISCSAGNAGPNSYSLTNLAPWITTVGAGTLDRDFPAYISLGNGKNYSGVSLYRGNPLPGTLTPFIYAANASNSTNGNLCMMGTLTPEKVAGKIVLCDRGQNARVQKGAVVKAAGGIGMVLANTDANGEELVADAHLLPATAVGEKNGDAIKSYLHSDPNPTATILFEGTKVGIQPSPVVAAFSSRGPNSVTPEILKPDIIAPGVNILAGWSGIVGPTGLSTDSRRVAFNIISGTSMSCPHVSGLAALIKAAHPDWSPAAIRSALMTTAYTAYKNGEKLQDASNGKPATPFDYGAGHVDPVAALNPGLVYDLTADDYLNFLCASNYSDMQIRSVARRNFTCDTSKKYSVTDLNYPSFSVVFNADRPSVVKYTRTLTNVGAPGTYKVSVSSVTPLVKISVVPESLSFAEINDKKSYAVTFSATGSLPDTGSFGRLEWSDGKHIVASPIAISSSG